One segment of Pontibacter akesuensis DNA contains the following:
- a CDS encoding PLP-dependent aminotransferase family protein yields the protein MKDSKVLNYIEEVLENMPADWLRLTTHRLDIYNEQLAKTQFLEQFEALFAARNAETAALSALPTAFDYIRLGHPLSTVLEWAIASLHNLKPENVISFSSRTMPVLAVLRKNLLTHKNTRIVYTGELPDFFEAEVLAHVYGYKFELKRVEKLEELTAFDGSTVFFSQEAEVGQATLTPAIDFYVSVHADLGSVILVNGEQNNGYVSEIQHVRRRESIAMTPANCFAALQLLLKKPSVDQDNGDAGANKAQVRNLIKEITGTNTKPLVGSSGLSIQYAIMMGLVHDALENHTGKAIRFVVPPNCYGGTNDQARRIAAVLDNVEVVDLLVDGDNNMVQSIDTVLEKIASQDAVPYIIAEIPTNPRVEVPDLEKLREVLSKARKTATGEVAVDPVFILDQTFCPNVQFVSKDGILSTVRAVSYVSGSKFPSGGKATAGYCVANTKAEALLEKIEKHLTLCDNEATDLQMEILAEQLPSMNQRIEAAYRNTRAFVNFIKDTLPEAKINFVSEELAQEGFTPSVFSLDLPTKGNTAEEREAYKRALNDKLISMMIGEIPHESKYCVSYGQLKGSYWTIPATSTQGTTKEADKDYIARVSLSPDMDLELHKKVFSDFVEQI from the coding sequence ATGAAAGACAGTAAGGTTCTGAATTATATAGAAGAGGTATTAGAAAACATGCCAGCTGACTGGTTGCGGCTTACAACCCACCGGCTGGATATTTACAACGAACAATTAGCCAAAACACAATTCCTGGAGCAGTTTGAAGCTTTGTTTGCCGCGCGTAATGCTGAGACAGCAGCACTCAGTGCGCTACCCACGGCTTTCGATTATATCCGGTTGGGTCACCCCTTGTCTACCGTGCTGGAGTGGGCAATTGCCAGCCTGCACAACCTGAAACCGGAAAATGTAATCAGTTTCTCCTCCCGGACGATGCCTGTTTTAGCCGTTCTAAGGAAAAATTTACTGACGCATAAGAACACCCGAATTGTTTATACCGGCGAGCTACCCGACTTTTTTGAAGCGGAAGTACTGGCGCATGTCTATGGGTATAAGTTTGAACTTAAGCGCGTGGAGAAGTTAGAGGAGCTTACTGCGTTTGACGGAAGCACCGTTTTCTTTTCACAAGAGGCTGAAGTGGGGCAAGCTACCCTCACCCCAGCTATTGACTTCTATGTAAGTGTTCATGCTGACCTGGGAAGTGTTATACTGGTAAATGGGGAACAGAATAACGGGTACGTTTCAGAAATCCAGCATGTCAGAAGAAGAGAGAGCATTGCCATGACGCCGGCCAATTGCTTCGCTGCCTTGCAACTGCTGTTAAAGAAGCCTTCTGTTGATCAAGACAATGGTGACGCCGGAGCAAACAAAGCACAGGTACGGAATCTGATCAAGGAGATCACCGGCACCAATACAAAGCCGCTGGTTGGTTCTTCCGGACTGTCTATTCAATATGCTATTATGATGGGGCTTGTTCATGATGCCCTGGAAAATCATACAGGAAAGGCCATCAGGTTTGTTGTTCCTCCGAACTGCTACGGTGGTACAAACGACCAGGCAAGACGGATAGCTGCTGTTCTGGACAATGTGGAAGTGGTGGATTTACTCGTTGACGGTGATAACAACATGGTCCAGAGTATAGACACGGTGCTGGAGAAAATTGCCAGCCAGGATGCTGTTCCGTACATTATCGCAGAAATTCCGACAAACCCTAGAGTCGAAGTTCCGGACCTCGAAAAGTTAAGGGAGGTGCTGAGCAAAGCGCGTAAGACGGCAACTGGGGAAGTGGCTGTTGATCCGGTTTTTATTCTGGACCAGACCTTCTGCCCGAATGTGCAATTTGTAAGTAAAGACGGCATACTCTCCACGGTCAGGGCTGTTTCCTACGTTAGCGGATCGAAATTCCCGAGTGGCGGAAAAGCTACAGCCGGCTACTGTGTAGCAAACACCAAAGCCGAAGCCCTGTTGGAAAAGATAGAGAAGCATCTGACGCTTTGCGATAACGAGGCGACCGATCTTCAAATGGAGATACTGGCAGAACAACTGCCTTCCATGAACCAGCGGATTGAGGCGGCCTACAGGAATACGCGTGCGTTTGTAAACTTCATAAAGGATACGTTGCCGGAGGCGAAAATCAACTTTGTTTCAGAGGAACTGGCACAGGAAGGGTTTACGCCATCCGTGTTTTCGCTGGATCTTCCGACAAAGGGGAACACGGCTGAAGAAAGGGAAGCTTACAAGCGGGCTCTGAATGATAAGTTGATCTCTATGATGATCGGGGAAATCCCTCATGAAAGTAAATACTGTGTAAGCTATGGACAGCTAAAGGGAAGTTACTGGACAATACCTGCCACCTCCACGCAAGGAACGACCAAAGAAGCCGACAAAGATTACATTGCCCGGGTATCATTGTCCCCAGACATGGATCTTGAACTTCATAAAAAAGTCTTTTCAGATTTTGTGGAGCAGATTTAA
- a CDS encoding M3 family metallopeptidase, with translation MGNPIIKAGKASGLFAVLALASCTSVQTQEKTTQMQTSVEQKQAETNPLLAEWKGPYGGVPAFDKMNLADLKPAVERGMALNLAEIEAIANNPEPATFENTIVAMERAGEELDRAMTYYGIWSSNVSSPEFRKIQGELAPKLSEFSSKISQNTKLFERIKTVYENSKKNPLPADQQRVVDLVYEGFAMEGANLDAAAKERYAAINKELSSLYTSFSNNVLADEENYVTYLTKDQLSGLPESFVKSAAKAAADRGKEGMYAVTNTRSSMDQFLTYSDNRELREKVWNTYYSRGDNADQYDNNANIAKILKLRDERVQLLGHDNYAEWRLQNRMAKTPERAMDLMNQVWPAALARVDEEVKDMQAVAKAEGKKIKIAPWDYRYYAEKVRKQKYDLNSNEVKQYLQLDNLTQALFFTAGELFNYNFTPVPEGSVPVFHEDVKVWEVTDKTTGEHIGLWYLDPFARQGKRSGAWATTYRSHTTFDGKETVLASNNSNFVKPAPGEPTLISWDDATTFFHEFGHALHFFASDVKYPTLNGGVRDYTEFQSQLLERWLSTDKVINQFLRHHETDKPMPAELVAKIKKASTFNQGFETTEFLASALMDMKYHTVDPEGIDPDKFERETLTALNMPEEIVMRHRSPHFGHVFSGEGYATGYYGYLWADVLTSDAAEAFEEAPGGFYDKEVAAKLRKYLFAPRNSMDPAEAYRLFRGRDAKIDALMRDRGFPVPKSQPNK, from the coding sequence ATGGGAAACCCGATTATAAAAGCAGGCAAGGCATCTGGCTTGTTTGCCGTGCTGGCGCTGGCCAGTTGCACCTCTGTACAAACACAGGAAAAAACAACGCAAATGCAGACCTCCGTAGAACAAAAGCAGGCTGAAACCAACCCGCTGCTGGCCGAGTGGAAAGGCCCTTACGGCGGCGTTCCTGCCTTCGACAAAATGAACCTGGCTGACCTGAAGCCGGCTGTTGAACGCGGTATGGCGCTGAACCTGGCCGAGATCGAAGCCATTGCTAACAACCCTGAGCCTGCCACTTTCGAGAACACCATTGTGGCCATGGAAAGAGCAGGCGAAGAGCTGGACCGCGCTATGACGTACTACGGCATCTGGAGCAGCAACGTATCGTCGCCGGAGTTCCGCAAGATTCAGGGAGAACTGGCACCGAAACTGTCGGAGTTCTCTTCCAAGATCTCGCAGAACACAAAGTTGTTCGAGCGCATCAAAACGGTTTACGAGAACTCAAAAAAGAACCCGCTGCCAGCCGATCAGCAGCGCGTGGTGGACTTAGTGTATGAAGGCTTCGCGATGGAGGGCGCCAACCTTGACGCGGCTGCCAAAGAGCGATACGCTGCCATCAACAAGGAGCTTTCGTCGCTTTATACTTCCTTTTCGAACAACGTGCTGGCCGACGAGGAAAACTACGTGACCTACCTCACCAAAGACCAGCTAAGCGGCCTGCCGGAGTCGTTTGTGAAATCAGCGGCCAAAGCTGCTGCCGACCGTGGCAAGGAAGGCATGTACGCCGTGACCAACACCCGCTCGTCGATGGACCAGTTCCTGACCTACTCCGACAACCGCGAGTTGCGCGAGAAAGTATGGAACACCTACTACAGCCGCGGCGATAACGCCGATCAGTACGACAATAACGCCAACATTGCCAAAATTCTGAAGCTGCGCGATGAGCGTGTGCAGTTGTTAGGCCATGATAACTATGCCGAGTGGCGCCTGCAGAACCGCATGGCCAAAACACCGGAGCGCGCCATGGACCTGATGAACCAGGTATGGCCGGCTGCCCTCGCCCGCGTGGATGAGGAAGTGAAAGACATGCAGGCAGTAGCCAAAGCCGAGGGAAAGAAAATCAAGATCGCTCCCTGGGATTACCGCTACTATGCCGAGAAAGTGCGCAAGCAGAAGTATGACCTGAACTCAAACGAGGTGAAGCAGTACCTGCAGCTCGACAACCTGACTCAGGCGCTGTTCTTTACCGCTGGTGAGTTGTTCAACTACAACTTCACGCCGGTACCGGAAGGCTCTGTTCCTGTTTTCCATGAGGATGTGAAAGTATGGGAAGTGACGGACAAAACCACCGGTGAGCACATCGGCCTTTGGTACCTCGACCCATTTGCACGCCAGGGCAAGCGCTCAGGCGCCTGGGCCACCACGTACCGCAGCCACACCACCTTTGATGGGAAAGAAACAGTGCTGGCCTCTAATAACTCGAACTTCGTAAAGCCCGCCCCTGGCGAGCCGACGCTGATTTCCTGGGATGATGCCACCACGTTCTTCCACGAGTTCGGCCACGCGCTGCACTTCTTTGCCTCTGACGTGAAGTACCCGACCCTGAACGGCGGCGTGCGCGACTATACCGAATTCCAGTCGCAGTTGCTGGAGCGCTGGTTGTCTACCGACAAAGTGATCAACCAGTTCCTGCGCCACCACGAAACCGACAAGCCAATGCCGGCTGAACTGGTAGCCAAGATAAAGAAGGCCTCTACATTTAACCAGGGTTTCGAGACTACAGAGTTCCTGGCCTCTGCCCTGATGGACATGAAGTACCACACCGTAGACCCGGAAGGCATTGACCCAGACAAGTTCGAGAGAGAGACACTAACGGCGCTTAACATGCCGGAAGAAATTGTAATGCGTCACCGTTCGCCGCACTTCGGCCACGTGTTCTCCGGCGAAGGCTATGCCACCGGTTACTACGGCTACCTATGGGCCGATGTGCTGACATCTGACGCAGCTGAGGCGTTTGAGGAGGCACCAGGCGGTTTCTACGACAAAGAGGTAGCAGCCAAGCTGCGCAAGTACCTGTTTGCCCCGCGCAACTCCATGGACCCGGCAGAGGCATACCGTCTGTTCCGTGGCCGCGACGCCAAGATCGATGCATTGATGCGTGACCGTGGTTTCCCGGTTCCAAAGTCGCAACCGAATAAGTAA
- a CDS encoding DUF2490 domain-containing protein, with amino-acid sequence MKFLLSLLLLACALLSPDLLLNVASAQQPRIKDYNNNGWYMYFGDHKLSDRWGVHTEVQLRRHNIIADPQQLLIRTGVNYNLTPGAMLTLGYGFIETHPYGDYPAAGTFPEQRIYQQLQLQGSLARLGLSHRYRLEQRWVRQPEASAYTYLNRARYMLKATLPFSGNTLEPGELFLAAYDEVFVGFGKNVRKNIFDQNRAYVALGYKISSGAAVELGYLKQIVQKADGVVFEHNQTLQVSLFHNLNFARSN; translated from the coding sequence ATGAAATTTTTACTTAGTCTTCTATTACTAGCCTGCGCGCTACTTTCTCCCGATCTACTTTTAAACGTTGCCTCTGCCCAGCAGCCCCGCATCAAGGACTACAACAACAACGGATGGTACATGTACTTCGGAGACCACAAGCTTTCGGACAGGTGGGGGGTGCATACCGAAGTTCAGCTCCGTCGTCACAACATTATAGCAGATCCGCAGCAGCTACTTATCCGGACAGGAGTTAATTACAACCTGACGCCCGGCGCCATGCTTACCCTCGGGTATGGCTTTATAGAAACGCACCCTTACGGAGATTATCCCGCGGCTGGTACTTTCCCGGAGCAGCGCATATACCAGCAGCTTCAGTTACAGGGCTCTCTTGCCCGACTGGGCCTGTCGCACCGCTACCGCCTGGAGCAGCGCTGGGTCAGGCAGCCAGAGGCGAGTGCTTATACGTACCTGAACCGGGCCCGCTACATGCTAAAAGCAACGCTACCATTCAGTGGAAATACGCTGGAGCCAGGAGAGCTTTTCCTGGCGGCTTACGATGAGGTGTTTGTTGGCTTCGGCAAGAATGTCAGGAAGAACATTTTTGACCAGAACAGGGCCTATGTGGCGTTAGGGTATAAAATTAGCTCCGGCGCAGCAGTGGAACTTGGTTACCTGAAACAGATCGTGCAGAAGGCAGACGGTGTTGTATTTGAGCACAACCAGACCCTGCAGGTAAGCCTTTTCCACAATCTTAACTTTGCCAGAAGCAATTAG
- a CDS encoding SDR family oxidoreductase, producing MSQNNENKPNMQDPKDQYAKPPFPQQEQDVPGTEEEMTPDADHGEKTYKGSGKLEGRKAIITGGDSGIGRAVAIAFAREGADVLISYLNEDEDAKETARLVEEAGRKAVLVPGDISEEEHCKSIVQRAVEEFGQIDVLVNNAAFQMAREKLQDIPSDEWDRTFRTNIYAMFYLCKAAEPHMKPGSTIVNTTSVNAYKPSPVLLAYAATKGAIQNFTANLGQILADKGIRVNCVAPGPVWTPLIPSTMPEDKVKEFGKSVPLKRPGQPAELAPIYVLLASQDSSYMTGSTVQVTGGTPTI from the coding sequence ATGAGCCAGAACAACGAAAACAAACCGAACATGCAAGACCCGAAAGACCAATATGCCAAGCCGCCTTTTCCGCAGCAGGAGCAGGATGTGCCGGGCACAGAGGAAGAGATGACACCGGACGCCGACCATGGCGAGAAAACCTATAAAGGATCGGGCAAACTGGAAGGACGCAAAGCTATCATCACCGGCGGCGACTCCGGCATTGGCCGTGCCGTGGCTATTGCCTTTGCCCGCGAAGGAGCCGATGTGCTGATCTCCTACTTAAATGAGGACGAGGACGCAAAGGAAACCGCGCGCCTGGTGGAAGAAGCCGGCCGTAAAGCGGTACTGGTTCCCGGCGATATCAGCGAGGAGGAGCACTGCAAAAGCATTGTGCAGCGGGCCGTGGAGGAGTTTGGGCAGATTGATGTGCTGGTGAACAACGCTGCGTTCCAGATGGCGCGCGAAAAGCTGCAGGACATTCCGAGCGACGAGTGGGACCGCACGTTCCGCACCAACATCTACGCCATGTTTTACCTGTGCAAGGCTGCAGAACCGCACATGAAGCCCGGCAGCACCATCGTGAACACCACCTCTGTAAACGCCTATAAGCCATCACCGGTGCTGCTGGCCTACGCGGCTACCAAAGGCGCGATTCAGAACTTTACGGCAAACCTGGGGCAGATACTGGCCGATAAGGGAATCCGGGTGAACTGCGTGGCACCGGGCCCTGTCTGGACGCCGCTCATCCCGAGCACGATGCCGGAAGACAAGGTGAAGGAATTCGGAAAGAGCGTGCCGCTCAAGCGCCCGGGGCAGCCTGCCGAACTGGCACCGATCTACGTGCTACTGGCCTCGCAGGACTCCAGCTACATGACGGGCTCCACGGTGCAGGTAACAGGAGGCACACCAACTATTTAA
- a CDS encoding GAF domain-containing protein, which yields MDSKIAPILAQLQNKQTTVSWQALLADVIDAFDCSTGTLHTLNKTTGLLELQAHQGIPPFLLPKMEQIPIGKGMAGIAAERKEPVEMCNLQTDGSGVARPAAKETKVEGSIAAPMLLDGELYGTLGIAKPVPYDFTEEESKALMQIGEEMSRCIRATSEQV from the coding sequence ATGGATTCCAAAATCGCTCCTATACTTGCACAACTCCAGAACAAGCAAACCACAGTTTCGTGGCAGGCCCTGCTGGCCGATGTTATCGACGCATTCGACTGCTCCACCGGTACGCTCCACACCCTAAATAAAACCACAGGCTTGTTGGAACTGCAGGCGCACCAAGGCATTCCGCCGTTCCTGCTGCCCAAGATGGAGCAGATACCGATCGGCAAAGGCATGGCCGGCATTGCGGCTGAGCGCAAAGAGCCGGTGGAAATGTGCAACCTGCAAACCGACGGCTCAGGTGTGGCGCGCCCGGCTGCCAAAGAGACAAAAGTGGAAGGCTCCATCGCAGCACCCATGCTGCTGGATGGCGAACTGTACGGCACCCTGGGCATTGCAAAACCCGTTCCCTACGATTTCACCGAGGAAGAATCTAAGGCGTTGATGCAGATCGGGGAGGAGATGAGCCGGTGTATTCGGGCTACGTCTGAGCAAGTATAA
- a CDS encoding PAS domain-containing sensor histidine kinase → MMRSGRSIGFYENMMKYSLDLICSIDRNGRFVYVNDASEHILGYSSEEMLGRHYFAFIPPDEHDRTRAVAEQTLAGLKTTTFEHNCIHKSGQLVPMLWSMVWSEDDEVSFCTGRDISELMLARQKLREKDDLHQALISHGTDMLALFDAQGTYLYSAGSTLKDLGYLPEHLIGRSAFEHLHPDDVPRVEESLAKLLSEPSKIRKQDFRYKSATGEWRWLETTLTNQLHNPHIKALVANSHDVTEQRRSANELTKSEQQFRALFDNNPDVVMIENEQGIILDINLAGESLLNLPKQEIVGRHYSDMLPPESKSVCADYLRQAFEGQTVKMELALHYEGVGMTILDITKIPVSLNGKVVAVYSIVKDITAVTNSHNTVKQQAKKLNTLFQSIKDAFCIIGKDWTYTYANHEFDRILNPYQQDIIGKNIWDVFPDGKKSIFYQQYTYAMESGNAVSFEAYSPELELWLDLKAYPSEEGLLVYFSDISEKVKAKQELEKLSLVASTTTNGVIITDPDRRIEWVNEGFVNLTGYSLEEALGKRPSELLHSSNSNTSEFELMKEKMLNGEPVAFEILNYRKDGEEIWLSVQVNPIRDQEGRLQRFITTQTDITALKNSELELSELAKDLYRHNRDLQQFTYIVSHNLRAPVANVMGLSDLLLKFNRDSEMYDKSLVNLKRSVTQLDVVLKDLSAILSIRDSKHVLEQEQIELGLKCQQVLESLREPLQACGGSVTLDIKQDTYVRGNSAYLYSIFYNLLTNAIKYRAADRPLEISVKLYGDTRLGKFLAITDNGTGFDMTRAGKDVFKLYKRFHATADGRGIGLYLTRAHLEAMGGSIKVDSQIGIGTRFLLQLK, encoded by the coding sequence ATGATGCGCTCCGGTAGAAGTATAGGCTTCTATGAGAATATGATGAAGTATTCTCTTGATTTGATCTGCTCCATCGACCGGAATGGACGCTTTGTATATGTGAACGATGCCAGCGAGCATATACTTGGGTACAGCAGCGAGGAGATGCTGGGCCGCCACTATTTCGCTTTTATTCCTCCCGACGAGCATGACCGGACGCGTGCCGTGGCGGAGCAGACCTTGGCGGGTTTGAAAACAACCACCTTCGAACATAATTGTATTCATAAATCAGGTCAGTTGGTGCCAATGCTCTGGTCTATGGTTTGGTCTGAAGACGATGAGGTGTCCTTTTGTACTGGCCGCGACATTAGTGAACTGATGCTTGCCAGGCAGAAGCTTCGCGAGAAAGACGACTTGCACCAGGCCCTGATCAGCCACGGCACCGATATGCTGGCGTTGTTTGATGCGCAGGGAACGTACCTCTACAGTGCGGGCTCTACGCTGAAAGACCTGGGCTACCTGCCCGAGCACCTCATCGGCCGCAGTGCCTTCGAGCATTTGCACCCTGATGATGTGCCGAGAGTGGAGGAAAGCCTTGCAAAGCTGCTGAGCGAACCTTCAAAAATCAGGAAGCAGGATTTTCGTTACAAAAGTGCTACAGGCGAGTGGCGGTGGCTTGAAACCACGCTGACCAACCAGTTGCACAACCCGCACATCAAGGCTTTGGTTGCCAACTCACACGATGTAACCGAACAGCGAAGAAGTGCGAACGAACTTACTAAAAGCGAGCAGCAGTTCAGGGCTTTGTTCGATAACAACCCGGATGTGGTGATGATCGAGAACGAGCAGGGCATTATCCTGGATATTAACCTGGCTGGGGAATCCCTCCTCAACCTGCCCAAGCAGGAGATAGTAGGCCGTCATTACTCGGACATGCTGCCGCCTGAATCTAAATCTGTATGTGCTGATTACCTGCGACAGGCGTTTGAGGGGCAAACTGTAAAAATGGAGCTGGCGCTGCACTATGAGGGTGTGGGAATGACCATACTCGACATTACCAAAATTCCCGTTTCCCTGAACGGGAAAGTAGTGGCCGTGTACAGTATTGTGAAAGACATTACAGCGGTAACAAATTCGCACAACACCGTTAAGCAGCAGGCAAAAAAGCTGAACACGCTTTTCCAAAGTATAAAAGACGCGTTCTGCATCATCGGTAAAGATTGGACATACACATACGCCAATCACGAGTTTGATCGAATCCTGAATCCCTACCAGCAGGATATTATCGGTAAAAATATCTGGGATGTTTTTCCTGATGGAAAGAAAAGTATTTTTTATCAGCAGTATACGTACGCCATGGAGTCCGGGAATGCGGTTAGTTTTGAGGCATACTCCCCAGAACTGGAGCTGTGGCTGGACCTGAAAGCTTACCCATCGGAAGAGGGGCTGCTGGTGTATTTCAGCGACATTTCGGAAAAAGTGAAGGCGAAGCAGGAGCTGGAAAAGCTGTCGCTGGTTGCCAGCACCACTACAAACGGTGTTATCATAACCGACCCTGACCGCAGAATTGAGTGGGTGAACGAGGGCTTTGTAAACCTGACGGGCTACAGCCTGGAAGAAGCCCTGGGCAAGCGGCCATCGGAGCTACTGCATAGCAGCAACTCTAACACATCGGAGTTTGAGTTGATGAAAGAAAAGATGCTGAACGGAGAGCCCGTGGCTTTTGAAATACTGAACTACAGGAAGGATGGAGAGGAGATCTGGCTTTCAGTGCAGGTAAATCCCATCCGGGACCAGGAGGGCAGGCTGCAGCGGTTCATCACCACTCAGACAGACATTACTGCGCTTAAAAATTCGGAACTGGAGCTCTCTGAACTTGCAAAGGACTTGTACCGCCACAACCGCGACCTGCAGCAGTTTACGTACATCGTGTCGCACAACCTGCGGGCGCCTGTTGCCAACGTAATGGGCCTCTCGGACTTGCTTCTCAAGTTTAACAGAGATTCGGAGATGTACGATAAGTCGTTGGTTAACCTGAAAAGAAGCGTTACGCAACTCGATGTTGTGCTGAAGGACCTAAGCGCCATCCTCTCGATCCGGGACAGCAAGCACGTGCTGGAGCAGGAGCAGATTGAGCTGGGCCTGAAGTGCCAGCAGGTATTGGAAAGCCTTCGGGAGCCCCTGCAAGCCTGTGGCGGTAGTGTAACCCTCGACATAAAGCAAGACACGTACGTGCGCGGAAACAGTGCCTACCTATACAGCATCTTCTATAACCTGCTGACCAATGCCATCAAGTACCGCGCAGCTGATCGGCCGCTGGAGATCAGCGTAAAGCTCTACGGCGACACGCGGCTGGGCAAGTTTCTGGCGATCACCGACAACGGAACCGGCTTTGATATGACTCGCGCGGGAAAGGATGTTTTCAAACTTTACAAGCGTTTTCACGCGACCGCCGACGGCCGTGGAATCGGTTTATACCTGACGAGAGCTCATCTAGAGGCCATGGGCGGAAGTATAAAAGTAGACAGCCAGATAGGCATCGGCACCCGTTTCCTGCTCCAACTGAAGTAA
- a CDS encoding REP-associated tyrosine transposase, producing MSRKYKFRDNDKLYFVSFSVVYWLDVFIRDEYRLVLLDSLRYCMVNKGLEVYGYCIMTSHVHLVVGSQQEPLQDIMRDLKSHTSNQLKKAINENPQESRKEWLLWLMERAGKKNGNNKGFQFWQQHNHPIELHNNALLQQKLDYIHQNPVEAGFVSSPEDFTYSSARDYAGEKGLLDIMLIE from the coding sequence ATGAGCAGGAAGTATAAATTCAGGGACAACGACAAGTTATACTTCGTGAGCTTTTCGGTAGTATACTGGCTTGATGTGTTCATCCGCGACGAATACCGATTGGTGCTGCTCGATAGCCTGAGGTACTGCATGGTAAATAAGGGGCTGGAGGTGTACGGCTACTGCATCATGACGAGCCATGTGCACCTGGTTGTGGGTAGCCAGCAAGAGCCGTTACAGGATATTATGCGTGACCTGAAAAGCCATACTTCAAATCAACTTAAAAAGGCAATAAACGAAAACCCGCAGGAGAGCAGGAAGGAGTGGTTGCTGTGGCTCATGGAGCGGGCGGGCAAGAAGAACGGGAACAACAAGGGTTTTCAGTTCTGGCAGCAGCACAACCACCCGATAGAACTGCATAACAACGCATTACTCCAGCAGAAGCTGGACTATATTCATCAGAATCCGGTAGAAGCAGGCTTTGTGAGCAGCCCTGAAGATTTTACCTACAGTAGCGCACGCGACTATGCCGGAGAAAAAGGGCTGCTGGACATCATGTTAATTGAATAA